The sequence GCTGTTCTTCACCGATAGAGCAGGTGAAGCCGTGTATCAGTACTCGGTGGAATCCACGGCGGATATAGAGAGTATTGAGGTAAAAACCCAGCCTACGCTCGATTACGACTCCGGGGACAGTCTGGACTTGAGCGGAATGGAAATTACTGAAAATTACACCGACGGAACTACGAAAACCACAACGTATGGCGATGCTTATTGGAATGATAATTATAATGCAACTCCTTCAAACGGAACTGCATTGGATGATAGTGATCACGGAAAAACTGTCGCAATAACGCATATCTCAGGAGAGGAAACACACACCAACACGTTGGCCGTGAATACCGTAGTAGAGAGCATCAATGTTACAAGCCAACCCAATACCCTCACCTACAACTCCAGCGAAAGCCTGAACCTAAGCGGTCTGGAGGTAGAGATGAACTGGAGTGACGGCACCCTGGATGAGAATATATCCTATGCCAACTTTTCCTCTTACGGTCTAACCGCGGATCCTGATGAAGGAGATACATTGGATGAAACCGATGAGAATGTCACAGTGAGGTAGTAACCAAATTGGAATGCAAGATGGAGCGTGTGTCTGCAGCAGCCATTCCCCACACCCACGTAGTTATCGTCGGCAGAAATGTATTCTCAACCCTTGATATTTTAATTCGCCCGTGCTGCACTCAACGCTCGAGTCCATCACTTGTGATATCTAGCACGACTCCACATGTAGCGAAGCCCGATCCACGTAACGTTCGATGACCCGATTGTGACCTTATAGTTGCCTTTGTTGACCATGCCCACAGGCCATCCATATCGGAGTCCTACTATACCCATGGTGATTGGACAGCGGACACTAGACAATCCGAACCAGTGTTCACGGGTGTGATATGACTAGTGGGCTGGTTCGCAGACGGCTCATCGATCTTGTCGTTCTCGTGGTTGTCGCAGCGGTCGGAATGAGCTTGCTATTTACTGGGACAGCGGTGGCCACAACCACGTTTGATGGGGGAAATGGAACAGTAGATGACCCATATCAGATATCTAACTGGACTCAGCTAGCCAATGTCAGCGAGTACCCCACCGCACACTACATTCTTGTGAATAATCTTACTCAGAATACAGATGGATACAACACAACCGCATCAAAAACTGCCAACGGTGGTGCTGGGTGGATCCCACTTGGCGCTGGGACTACTGCTAATCCTTCGTTCACAGGGACGTTTGATGGCCAGGGATATACCATCGACGGGCTGTACATTGACCGCTCGAGCAACCTGAACGGATTGTTCGGCTACATCGGTGCAGGCGGAGAGGTGAAGTACCTCGGGGTAACGAACGTAAACCTTACCGGTTCTAGCAAGATGGGAGGGTTAGCAGGGAGAAATAATGGTCTGATCGAGAGCACCTTCACCACAGGCGTGGTTGATGGTTATCATCGAACAGGTGGACTGGTGGGTCATCAAGATGGTGCAACGATAAAAAACAGCTACAGCGGTACGGAGGTTATCAGCAATGGTGAGTATATAGGTGGCCTGGTCGGGGACAACAGCAATTCAGATATTTATAAAAGTTACAGCTACGGTATCGTGGACAAGGCAGGTACCGGTGCGAGCGTCGGTGGCCTCACCGGAAGAGAGGACGGGACTACCATAGTCGAGGACAGTTTCTGGGATACGGAGGCCTCGGGACAATCTACTTCGCCCAAGGGAACGGGAAAGACTACTGCGGAGATGAAGAACGTCACAACGTTCACGGATACTTCAACAACAGGGTTGACCAACCCGTGGCACTTCGTTGATGACCCCAATGATGATACAAGTCAAGAAGAGATCTGGGACATCGACACGTCGATAAACGACGGGTATCCCCATCTGCAACCTCCTACGCTGCCGCATGTAATTATGAATGAGGGTACTTCTAATGAATATAAACTCTATATTTACCCCAAAGAACCTTTATTTACTCACGTATGGGGTGGTCATAATGCGGGCAGTGTCGGTGCTGACAGTTTTACTGATGGAGGAGGTAATACCCTCACAATAGTGGATGCGTTTGGAGAGGCGGAACCGTATGCAGGAGCAACTGATTATGCGGCAAAAGTAAGCGAGGAGAGAAACGCATACTACTCCAACGACTGGTTTCTGCCGGCAAGAGACCAGCTTGAAAAAATATACACAAGTCCAATAAACAAGGGTACGTACGCGGACGAGTGGGAAAGTTTTGCCAATGACCCTTATTGGTCATCTACAGAGGGCACCGGCGACGCTCATTTCGTAAACATGGGGAATGGCAATCTTGGCACCGGCAACAAGGACAATGCGTACTATGTGCGTTCTGTGCGGGTAGACTGGGATATAGGGTTGAACAGTCCGGCGGACGGCAGTAGAGGTATTATGACCTCCCCGGACCTCAACGTGACAGTCGCCAGCCCCAGTGGCAACGATAGCACCGTGGATTTCTATGAAGTTACTGGATGGAACACCACTACGGCGACAGACACTGGAAAAACTGCTCCGACCCAGGACACAGGACCGGAAGGAGTACACTTCAGCCCTGACGGATCGAAGATGTACGTGATGGGCTACAGTGATGAAGCAACGTATCAATTCTCCCTTGGCACGCCGTGGGATATCAGCACTGCTACCTACGAAAAACAAAGAGTGAATATCAACGCCAATTCAGCCGACCTCTTCATCAACCCTAATGGAACAAAACTGTACGAACTCGAAATGGCTGACGGTCAACTCCACTCGGACACCATGACTACGGCATGGGATATCGGGTCTGCGGATTCAGTTGCCGAAGCGACCATAAATACACAGAGTACCGATCCCGAAGATATTCATTTCAGTCCTGATGGAACGAAAATGTACGAATTAGGTGCCGATACAGTCTACGAGTACAACCTATCGACTGCGTGGGATATCACTTCAGCAACATATACTGGTGAGAGTATTCTAACCACAAGTGGCGCCACGGGCCTGGCTTTCCATCCGGATGGGAATAAAATGTATGTGATTAACGGGGATGGTGACGCTAAGATACATCAGTACAGTCTCACTACAGCCTGGGATTTATCTACGGCAACGAATGACGCTATTACCTCCCCGGCTGTCAGTCCGGGGGACCCACACAGCCTGTTCTTCAAGACGACAGGGAGCGAACTGTACTTCGTCAGTAGAGGCGGCGAAACGGTGCATCAGTATTCGTTAGACTCGTCCGGCGAGTTGATCAATAATGTTTCCAACGTCCCAAGCGGTACGGATGCAACGCACACCTGGAGCGGACTCGATACCTACAGGTACTACGAGTGGTTCGTCACCGCCAATGATAGCTCCACGAGCACGACCTCCAACACCTGGTCGTTCACGACCGGCGAGAAGACGGAGGATACGACAGCGCCATCGGTAACGGTCGACCAGCCGAATGGCGGTGAGCGTCTCGGGGGGTCGACCTTCGATATCCAGTGGACGGCGACCGACGACTACGGTATTGCCACGGATGGCATCAATCTCACGTACTCCCCAGACAATGGGTCGACGTGGACGACCATCGCGACCAACGAAACCAACGACGGCACGTACAACTGGACGGTCCCGTCGATCAACAGTACGACCGTTCTCGTGCGGGTACAGGCAACGGATACGAGCGGCAACACGGGTCAGGACGTGAGTGATAGCACGTTCACGATCGACAGCACCGTGCCGGACCTGCAGACGGCGGAGACGGGTGACGCAAACGGAAATGGAACGGTCGATACGATCACGGCGACGTTCACGGAGAGCGTGGCTGACTCGTCAGTAAGTACGGGCGACTTCTCGCTTTCGGCGGGGACAGTGGATAGCGTCTCACCAGGAACGACGACCGACGACGACACGGTCGTCCTGACAGTCTCCGGACTCCCGAGCGGGAACACCTCGGCAACGCCGGATGTGACGCTCGTGGCTGACAGCGTCACGGATCTCGCAGGGAATACCGGGCCGTCGACGAACACAACGGTAACTGCGAGCGACGGAGCGTCGCCGGTGATGCTTTCGGCGGTCACTGGAGATGCGGACGGGAACGGCCATCTGGATCGGGTGACGGTGACCTACAGCGAGGGGGTGACGCAGGCGAGCACAGCTGTCGGTGATTACGACATCGGTGGCGCAACCTACGAGGGAGAATCATTCGTGACGGACGACGACGGCGACGCCACGCTGGTATTCAGTGTAACGGAACTGGGAACGTTCGACACCGGTGCCACGCCGGATGTGGCGTACGCGCAGGGTACAACGGCAGACGCAGGTGGCAACCTCATGGCCAGCCAGACTATTACGGACACCGCAGACGGAGCAGTTCCTGTCCTCGTGAGCACGGTTCCAACCGACGACGCCACGGGAGTGAATACGGGAACGAATCTGGACGCAACGTTCAGTGAGTCTGTCGTCACCGGGTCAGGGAACGTCGAGATTCGACAGTCGGCAGACGACACCGTGTTCGAGGAGATCGGGATCACCGACTCCGGGAAGGTCAGCATCAGCGGTGATACTGTAACCATCGACCCCGACGGGACCCTTTCGGGAAATACAGGTTATTACGTACTGATTGACGGTACGGCGATCGACGACTCGTCTACCAACTCGTTCGGTGGCATTTCAGACAACACCACGTGGAATTTCGAGACTGCGGATACCACCGCCCCCTCGGTAACGGTGGACCAGCCGAATGGCGGTGAGCGTCTCGCCGGGGGATCGACCTTCGACATCCTTTGGACAGCAACGGATGCCGGCGGCATCGCCACGGATGGTATCGATCTCGCGTATTCACCCGACGGTGGGACAACGTGGACGACGATTGCGACCGGCGAAACCAACGACGGCACGTACACCTGGACGGTACCTTCGATCGACAGTACGACCGTTCTCGTGCGGGTACAGGCAACGGATACGAGCGGCAACATGGGTCAGGACGAGAGCGACAGCCCGTTCGAGATCGACAGCACCGTGCCGGACCTGCAGGGGGCCACGACGGGTGAAGCAAACGGTGACGGAACAGTCGATACGATCACGGCGACGTTCACTAAGAGCGTGGATGACTCGTCAGTAAGTACGGGTGACTTCTCGCTCTCCACGGGAAGCGTGGATAGTGTTTCGACCGGGACAACGGCCGATGACGATACGGTAATCCTGTCCGTCTCTGGACTTCCCAGCGAAGACACGTCTACAACGCCGGATGTGACGCTCGTGGCTGACAGCGTCACGGATCTCGCAGGGAATACCGGGCCGTCGACGGACACAACGGTAACTGCGAGCGACGGAGCGTCGCCGGTGATGCTTTCGGCGGTCACGGGCGACGAGGACGGAGACGGCCATCTGGATCGGGTGACGGTGACCTACAGCGAGGGGGTGACGCAGGCGAGCACAGATGTCGGTGATTACGACATCGGTGGCGCAACCTACGAGGGAGAATCATTCGTGACGGACGACGATGGCGACGCCACGCTGGTATTCAGTGTAACGGAACTGGGAACGTTCGACACCGGTGCCACGCCGGATGTGGCCTACGCGCAGGGTACAACGGCGGACGCTGATGGCAATCTTATGGCCAGTCAGACAATCACGGACACAACCGATGGTGCCGCTCCCGTGCTCGTCTCGACATCGCCGGTCGATGGTGCAACCGGTGTTGGCACAGACACGAACCTGGTTACGACGCTCAGCGAATCAGTCGTCGCTGGATCGGGGAACGTCGAGATCCGACAGTCGGCGGATGACTCGTTATTTGAGGCCATCAACATCACTGATCCCGGAAAGGTGGACATCACCGACGAGGTCGTGACCATCAATCCGGACGGAACTCTCACCGGGACCGTCGGGTACTACGTGACCGTCAACGCCACGGCCCTGGACGACACGGCAGGGAATTCCTATCCGGGTATCTCTGCGAATACAACGTGGAACTTCGAGACCGCGGATACCACCGCCCCATCGGTGACGGTCGAGCAACCGAACGGCGGTGAGCGTCTCGCCGGGGGGTCGCTGTACAACATCCAGTGGACAGCGACGGATAATGTAGGTATCCAGGCGAATTCGACCGATCTGGCGTATTCGACCGACAGCGGCACGACCTGGACGACGATTGCGACCGGCGAAACCAACGACGGCACGTATACCTGGACGGTACCTTCGATCGACAGTACGACCGCTCTCGTGCGGGTACAGGCAACGGATACGAGCGGCAACACGGGTCAGGACGTGAGCGACAGCACGTTCGAGATCGACAGCACCGTGCCGGATCTGGCGGGCGCAACGACAGCCGACGTGGCTGGCGACGGGACCGTCGATCGGGTGATGGTCACGTTTAGGGAGCCGGTCGACGACGGGTCGATCGCAACCACCGACTTTTCGATGTCCATGGGGACCGTCGAAGCGGTCGCCACGGGGGCGACGGCCGACGACGCGTCCGTGGTGCTGACCGTCAGCGGCCTCGCCACCAACGACACGTCAGTCAACCCCTCCGTAACAGTAGCGGCCAGTTCCGTCGAGGATCTCGCGGGGAACGCGGGGCCGTCGACCGACACGGCGGTCACGGCGAGTGATGGGGCGGCCCCGGTGCTCCTCTCGGGAGTCACTGACGACGGGGATGCGAACGGGCAAATCGATCGCGTGACACTCACGTTCAGTGAGGGCGTGACGGGCGGAAGCACCTACGCCAGGGATTACAACGTCGTCGGTTACGACGGTGAGACGATCAGGTCGGACGATGGTGACGAAACCCTGAACGTAACGGTCGTCGAATCGGGAACTGCGGACAGCGATGCGACGCCGGAAGTCACCTACACTCGCGGCACGAGTGCGGACGCTTCGGGAAATCTCGTTGCTAATCGAACCATCAGGGCGCGCGACGGTGTTGGGGATGACGATGGCAGTAGTGACGGGGATGACGATGATGGTAGCGTAAGTACTGGTGGCGGTGGTGGTGGATCCACATCGAGTGAATCCGAAGTGACCACCACAGAGACCGACGGTCAGGCGACGATCAACATCTACCGGCTCAGTCCAGGCGGTTCGGTCAACGTCGGGTTCAGCCAAGTGAATACGGAGACCGTCTCTCTCCAGGAAGTCAGCACATCTTTCGACATGGGAACGACCATCGACAATACAATGACAGTACAGGTGAGTGAGACGCCACCTGCACACGTCCCGGAACCGGAGGGGGGTACCCACCTGGGATACACGACGATCGAAATTGAAGGCAACCTTGCCGATAGCGTCACCCAGGGTAAATTTACCTTCAACATCGACCCCGCCCGGCTCGAGGAACTGGATGCCGCTCCTGAGGACGTGAGCGTAATGCGGCACCACGACGGTGAGTGGCAGGAAGTGACCACCACTTCCATCGACGACACGACCTATCGAGTTACCACGCCGGGCTACTCCACCTTCGCGATCACTGTGGCCCAAACGGCGGACATGACCACCACCGAGACCACGACCGTAACGGAGACGGAAACGACAACGGCAACCACGGAAACGACAACGGCAACCACGGAAACGACAACGGAAACCACGGAAACGACAACGGAAACCACGACCGCACCGGAAACGACGGCCGTAACGACGACCACGACGGCGACGTCGACCAGCACGCCAGGGTTTGGACCGGTGGTAGCGGTAATCGCGTTGTTGGTTTCCTTACTAATTACACGTAAACGAGCGTAAGTCCGCTATGCTTTTTCTCAACTGATTATTTCTCCCAGTGCTGAATTCGCGCGTTCTATTCAGCAGCGACCGAATGTATCTATCTAGACAATGTCAAGGCCTTACTACTGAACTTAGACCTTATTTAGCACGCATGTATTATTCCGATTATTGAGGTCTACTTCCGGAATTGGGATCTGAAAGTACAACTATCAATGTCTTCCGCTATTCATCTTCCACGTCACGCCTTCAGTCGCCGACCTCATGGACTGTTTCCACCCACTCAAACGATACCCGCTGCAGCACTATGTTTATACCGCTCGACAGACTTCTTACCAGTATGAGCCTCGAAGAGACGGTTGACTACCTCGCTCAGGAACTTGACCTCGAGCGGAGTGAACACGTCCGTGAGGTCGGTCAGTCGGTCGCTGAGCTTCGCGACTGATCAGAAGATTTCTCTGAAGTCTCGTTCGACGAGTCCGTCCTCCAGATACGTGATGAACTCTTGTTTCGTTGGCCCTTGATGGTCGAGTAGATCCTCCCGACCTGCACGTTCAAGGACTGCACGAGCGAAGTCCGTACAGTACGATTCGTGCTGCCCAGCGTACTCTGAAAGGGCGTCTCGCCAGTGCATATCCAGTCGAACTCGGCCAAACGGATTTGGATACCATCTTTCCGTTCGACGAGGTCGACGCTCAGCTCTTCGAGCAAGTGCGAGCCGAATACCCAACGTCCGAAGCCGAAGAAGGAAGGCAAACGCTGGGTCTGGATTGCAAAAAGACTCGATTCGTACCCTCTATTCAGCAATAGACCTCTCAAAAGAGCGAAGACAGGGTCTCATCACGCGGAGGTCGCAGCTATCACCAGGACCAGGGCGAATAGTCGTCCGGATCGTAGGAAACTGCAGTCTCCGGCACCTCGGTCAGCGTGTATTTCAACGCCTCCCCGCGGTCGTCGATCATCCGCTCGTATACCTCGGCGGTCTTCAAGCCGGTCTTGAAGACGAACTCGGTCGTGAGCTGCGAGCGCCGCATGTCCTTGTAGATGTCCATGCCGGAGTGGCCGATGTGGATCGCGTCGACGTTCACCTTCGCGAACCGCTTCACCAGCGGCAGGTACTGCGTCGCCACCTCGTGTGACTGCGTTCGTGCGTCGAGGTGTGTGCTGCACTCGTCGAAGTGCCACCAGACCGGCGTCTCGGGTGCGATCTCGGGTGGCTCTCCCTGTACGCCGCCCGTCTCGACGTATCGCTCGTCGCCGAAGACCAGCGCGCGAAACGCCTCGATATCGGTCACGACGTGATCGGCCCCCTCCAGGGTCCGCATGTTCGTCACGACGGCGTGCTCTCGCTCGCGTCGTAATCGAGCTCGACGAACTTCCGCTCGACCCTGGCGAGACTGCTGCCAGTCGATAACGCCCACCACCTCCGGACGGCAGATTGCCCGGAAAAGTGGCGAGGCTCCTCATGCCCCTTTTTTAAACCTGGCTCTGAACAATATATTAGGAGCCAGTGAGTGGTTTTGAATGCGGCCTGCCAAGACGCGGCCGAACAAACACTTAATGGTTAGCCTATCAACTCCTGTTGCAGGACGATGAATGCGATCTTTCTCAGCCACATTCTCATCTTCACCACGTCTGCGATCGTCTGTCTCGCCAGCATCCCGCGCGCCCGGACGATCCAGCACCCAGGGTCGCGCCGCGGGTTCGTCGTCTTTCTCAGTTCTGTGGCCCTCTGGTCGGGCGGATACGTCGGTTACCTCCTCGCCCCGACCGAGTGGGGTAAACTCGGGTTCTACATCCTCGGGTTCGTTTTCGCGTTCGTGGCCGTCGGGGCCTTTCTCTATTTCAGTGCCGCCTACACGGGCCGTCCGCCGGGACAAATGCCGTACCAGAACGCCGCAATTGGCGTGTTTTTCCTCATTATCCTCTTGAAGGCCACGAACCCGCTGCACACTCTCTATTTCACGTCCGAATGGACCAGCGAACCGTTTCCCCATCTCGCGATCCACCACGAAATGCTGTACTGGGTCGTACTGGGACTCTCCTACGCGCTCATCGCGGTGGGCTTTTTCATGCTGATCGAGCGGTTCTATCACACTGGCACCGATAGTCGCCCACTCGTTGTCCTCCTCGCGTTGACCGGTCTGCCCGCCGGGGCGACGATTCTGGGCGATCAGATACCGGGGCTTCTGCCATTGATGTACGAACCGCCCGGCGTCGCCCTGTTCGCCGTTGGAACGCTGTTCGTCTACAAGCAACGGTTCGAGGCGATCCGATTGACCGGCGAGAGCGAGGAACCGGCGATCTTTCTCGACACGGACGGTCGGATCAGGGACTACAATCAGCGAGCACGGACCATTTTTCCAGCCCTCGAGGGCTCGATCGGGAAAACGGTCGAGTCCGTGAGTTCGTCGCTCGCTGACACCCTGGCGGAGAGAGGGGTGATTACGGTATCCGATGGTGACACGCGATACTACGAAATATCGACCACTCCATTCGCGGTCGGCGATGTGCCGACCGGACGGTTGGTGACGATCACCGACGTTACCGACCGCGAGACCTACCGCCGGCAACTCGAGGCGAAAACCGAGCAGCTGGAGGCGCTGAATCGGGTTGTGCGACACGACATCCGAAACGACATGGCCGTCATTCTCGGGTGGGCCGAGACGCTGACGGACCACGTCGACGAGGAGGGAAGAGACGCGCTCGATAAAGTGCTGAAGAAATCCAGACACGTAATCGAATTGACTAGAGTGGCGCGGGACTTCGTCGAGTCGCTCTCACAGGAGGAAGCTCTGGAGCTGGACTCCGTCGATCTGGCCCAGCGGATCGAAACGGAACTCGAAGCGGTACGTGATTCCTCCGAGGACGCTCACCTTCGCGTGGAGGGCGACCTTCCGCGAGTCTCAGTTCAGGCCAACGAGATGCTCTCGTCCGTTTTCAGGAACCTCCTCGAAAACGCCGTTCGACACAACGACGAGGACACTCCCGAAATCACGGTCTCGTGTGAGGAAGGCCCGGAGTCGGTTCGCGTTCGCATCGCAGACAACGGGCCGGGGATCCCCGACGAACGCAAGGAGAAAATCTTCGGGAAGGGCGAGAAAGGGCTCGATAGCCCGGGCACGGGAATCGGCTTGTATCTCGTCCACACCCTCGTCGATCGGTACGACGGTGACGTCTGGGTGGAGGACAACGAGCCAAAGGGATCGATCTTCGTCGTGGAACTGCCGAAATCGGAACCCGATGACGAGCGCACGTGAACCCAATCCGACTCACTGTGACGCACAGTGTGTCCCGTATTCTGCCGATTCAGGGGCCGAAGGTGGTCGTCCTCATCAGACGTTGGCGTCCGAAATCAGAGTGGCCGTGTTCCGACCGGCGAGCGCGCTGAACTCCATCGAGGTCATGAGCGATTCGATCGCGTTCGGGTAATACAACTGGTCTGCGAGTTCGAACGGGGGCCGATCGATACCTGGATCGAACCGGGGGAATCCCTGCCATGACTTCGAGGCAACCACCTCGTAGCTCGTGAACAACCGAGACAGGAGATCCTTAGTCGGTTCAGTCGGCGTCTCGAGTTCGTACAGTGTCCCGGGGACCCCCTCCACGCTCCCCATCGATGCCAAGAGCGTGAACGGTACGTCG is a genomic window of Halanaeroarchaeum sulfurireducens containing:
- a CDS encoding Ig-like domain-containing protein, with the translated sequence MHQYSLDSSGELINNVSNVPSGTDATHTWSGLDTYRYYEWFVTANDSSTSTTSNTWSFTTGEKTEDTTAPSVTVDQPNGGERLGGSTFDIQWTATDDYGIATDGINLTYSPDNGSTWTTIATNETNDGTYNWTVPSINSTTVLVRVQATDTSGNTGQDVSDSTFTIDSTVPDLQTAETGDANGNGTVDTITATFTESVADSSVSTGDFSLSAGTVDSVSPGTTTDDDTVVLTVSGLPSGNTSATPDVTLVADSVTDLAGNTGPSTNTTVTASDGASPVMLSAVTGDADGNGHLDRVTVTYSEGVTQASTAVGDYDIGGATYEGESFVTDDDGDATLVFSVTELGTFDTGATPDVAYAQGTTADAGGNLMASQTITDTADGAVPVLVSTVPTDDATGVNTGTNLDATFSESVVTGSGNVEIRQSADDTVFEEIGITDSGKVSISGDTVTIDPDGTLSGNTGYYVLIDGTAIDDSSTNSFGGISDNTTWNFETADTTAPSVTVDQPNGGERLAGGSTFDILWTATDAGGIATDGIDLAYSPDGGTTWTTIATGETNDGTYTWTVPSIDSTTVLVRVQATDTSGNMGQDESDSPFEIDSTVPDLQGATTGEANGDGTVDTITATFTKSVDDSSVSTGDFSLSTGSVDSVSTGTTADDDTVILSVSGLPSEDTSTTPDVTLVADSVTDLAGNTGPSTDTTVTASDGASPVMLSAVTGDEDGDGHLDRVTVTYSEGVTQASTDVGDYDIGGATYEGESFVTDDDGDATLVFSVTELGTFDTGATPDVAYAQGTTADADGNLMASQTITDTTDGAAPVLVSTSPVDGATGVGTDTNLVTTLSESVVAGSGNVEIRQSADDSLFEAINITDPGKVDITDEVVTINPDGTLTGTVGYYVTVNATALDDTAGNSYPGISANTTWNFETADTTAPSVTVEQPNGGERLAGGSLYNIQWTATDNVGIQANSTDLAYSTDSGTTWTTIATGETNDGTYTWTVPSIDSTTALVRVQATDTSGNTGQDVSDSTFEIDSTVPDLAGATTADVAGDGTVDRVMVTFREPVDDGSIATTDFSMSMGTVEAVATGATADDASVVLTVSGLATNDTSVNPSVTVAASSVEDLAGNAGPSTDTAVTASDGAAPVLLSGVTDDGDANGQIDRVTLTFSEGVTGGSTYARDYNVVGYDGETIRSDDGDETLNVTVVESGTADSDATPEVTYTRGTSADASGNLVANRTIRARDGVGDDDGSSDGDDDDGSVSTGGGGGGSTSSESEVTTTETDGQATINIYRLSPGGSVNVGFSQVNTETVSLQEVSTSFDMGTTIDNTMTVQVSETPPAHVPEPEGGTHLGYTTIEIEGNLADSVTQGKFTFNIDPARLEELDAAPEDVSVMRHHDGEWQEVTTTSIDDTTYRVTTPGYSTFAITVAQTADMTTTETTTVTETETTTATTETTTATTETTTETTETTTETTTAPETTAVTTTTTATSTSTPGFGPVVAVIALLVSLLITRKRA
- a CDS encoding sensor histidine kinase → MNAIFLSHILIFTTSAIVCLASIPRARTIQHPGSRRGFVVFLSSVALWSGGYVGYLLAPTEWGKLGFYILGFVFAFVAVGAFLYFSAAYTGRPPGQMPYQNAAIGVFFLIILLKATNPLHTLYFTSEWTSEPFPHLAIHHEMLYWVVLGLSYALIAVGFFMLIERFYHTGTDSRPLVVLLALTGLPAGATILGDQIPGLLPLMYEPPGVALFAVGTLFVYKQRFEAIRLTGESEEPAIFLDTDGRIRDYNQRARTIFPALEGSIGKTVESVSSSLADTLAERGVITVSDGDTRYYEISTTPFAVGDVPTGRLVTITDVTDRETYRRQLEAKTEQLEALNRVVRHDIRNDMAVILGWAETLTDHVDEEGRDALDKVLKKSRHVIELTRVARDFVESLSQEEALELDSVDLAQRIETELEAVRDSSEDAHLRVEGDLPRVSVQANEMLSSVFRNLLENAVRHNDEDTPEITVSCEEGPESVRVRIADNGPGIPDERKEKIFGKGEKGLDSPGTGIGLYLVHTLVDRYDGDVWVEDNEPKGSIFVVELPKSEPDDERT